TTTAACAAAACAGAGCGGCCGAATCTCTCCCTTGAGCGACTCAAAATGAAAGTCCTCTACTACGCCTACGACCGTATAAACCTGCCAGTTCTGTATCCGCGCTCCCACAGGGTTTGCCAGCCCTAGTTCCCGGGCCATTTTCTGATTGATAATAATTGCCTGGGAATCTGAGGACATTTCTTTCTCAAAATCTCTTCCATCTATGATTTTCATCCCCATCGTGGAAATATAATCCTCATCCACCTGCCATTTCTGTGCGCCTACGGATTTGTCTTCCTTCGATTTGCCTTCCTTCCAGAATGGATTTTGATCGCGTTTGGTTCCTTCCACCGGTAGAAAATCGCTGATGGTTACGTTTTGTACTTCCGGAAGTCGCTGGAGTTCGCTTTTGAATGAAATTTGTTTTTGGCCCAACGTGTTGACTCCCTGAATCATCACTACCTGCTCTTTGTCATATCCTAGTTTGGTGTTGAGGATAAACTGCATTTGACGATAAATGACAAAAGTGCCTATAATCAGTATGATGGAAATGGAAAACTGAAACACTACCATCGTACTTCGGATGCCGCTGCTTTTACTCCCGCGACTGAGGTTTCCTTTTAAAATTTCTATGGGCTTAAAGCCTGAAAGATAAAAGGAGGGATAAATGCCCGCCAATAGTCCTATTACTCCTGCACAAAGCAAGGTGAGTGGGATGAGCCACCATTCATTCCATGGGAAAACCATCGATTTGCCTGAAAGCATATTAAACAATGGCAAAACCAGCCATGCCAGTGCAATTCCCAACACAAAAGAAATCAGACTGTAGAGCATGGATTCTGTTAAAAACTGGCTGATCAGATGGCTTTTGTAAGAGCCGATGACTTTCCTTAACCCGACCTCTCGTGCCCGATTGGCAGATTTGGCTGTTGACAAGTTGATAAAATTAATGCAGGCGAGGAGGAGAATAAAAAGGGCTACAACCCCAAACAGCCATACAAAACGAATGTCTCCGTTTTTTACCATATCGTGCATTTCTACCGATCGCAAATAGATATCTGGCACAGGCTGAAGGCGAAATTTTTGGTATTTCTCTACATCTTCCAGCATTTGATCCCCTGTTTCTTTTAAATAACCTACATAATAGGTCTCTTTGATCGCATCCAATTTCTCCTCCAAATCAAGCGGATTGGTTCCCTCCACGAGTTGAACATATACGTTGTAATTCCATGAGCCCCAGGTTGTTTGTTCGCCTTCCCAAAACTCCTCCTCAGTCAGGGTAATCAAAAAATCATAATCCAGGTGAGAGTTTCTGGGGAAATTTTCCATCACTCCGCCGATTGTAAATGGACGGTTTGTTTCCTCATTGAGAATAATGGTCTCTCCCACCGGGTTTTGACTGGGGAAATATTTTTCGGCTTTATTTCTGGATATGACAATTGTATGGGGCTCTGCCAGCGCCGTTTCCTGGTTTCCATAGATCATGGGGATTTCCAGTATTTCGAGCAATGTCTGGTCTACATAGGCAAATCCTTCTTCGTAGGCATTCTGTAATTGATCTTCCCGCCTGAACTGGTTGCTCCCGGCGAAAAAAAAGTCATAAGGAATGAGCCTGCCCGATTTTTCCACTTCGGGATAATCGTTTTTCATGATTTTGGCCATAGAAGCCGGAAAAGAAAGCCATTTTTCGTCGTGTTCTTCGTTTTTAAACGCATTATAAACCCGGTAGATATTGCCTTTGTTGGTATAAAACTGGTCATAACTCAGCTCGTCCCGCATATACAATGCAATAAGAAAACATGCCGCAATACCTAGCGTAAATCCCCCGATTTTGATGACCGAATACATTTTATTTCTTAGCAAATTTCTCCAGCCGATGATAAAATAGTTTTGAAACATGGCGTATTGATTTAAATTTCCAATGATGGGATGCCGCACGGCAAATGGTCTGAGATAGTTCAAGACCTGAAACCAGTAATTGAGTTTTGCCCGGAATGGCGACTGTTTTTCCTGTAGTGAATAAAATTTTTCATCCAGATCACCCAAAACTTCTTCTGCCAGTTCTGCTTTCAGAAACCAGCATAAGAATTTTTCCGCAAGCGGGGGCGGTGAAACGGGGGTTGTTTTTGCGGTGTTTTCCTTCGGTTTCATGGAGAAATTTCCCAGTTAAGGTTGTCAGAGGCAAAATCGGGATATTGTTTCCATAGCGATAGTTTGAAATCGCGGGAGGCTGCCAATGCACTCTGACCAGAAGCTGTAATGGTATAAATCCGCTTTCTTCTTCCGCCTCGTTCTGCGGTCGAACTGCCCATTTCAGACTTCAGAAATCCTTTGTCTGCCAGTCGGCTGAGGGTAGAATGTACAGCACCGATAGACACAGGTCTTGCAGTTTGCGTTTCAAATTCTTCGGCAATCTTAAAAGCGTACGCTTCTTCCCCCAATATGCCCGCGAGCAACAGGATGGTTTCTTCAAAATCGCCTAGCCGGGTCTCTTTCATTATGGTACTAAATTGTAGAACAAATGTAAACAACCTTTGGATATTTGTTCTACAATTTAGAATGAATGTCTGAAATAAGCAACTTTACCTTCTTCTCCGGCGGATTTTGCTCAGAAATTCGGGCGTGATGCCGAGGTAGGATGCAACATACTTCAGCGGCACGAGTTGCTCCAGGGTAGGGTAGGTACGGAGAAATTGTTTGTACCTATCTTCAGCTGTAAAGGCGTTGTTTTGCATGATTCGGCGCTGGTGGGCAACGAGTGCATTTTGAAAAATGATGCGAAAATAGCGCTCAAACTTTGGTACTTCATGATACAACTGCTCCAGTCCTTCGATAGAGATTTGCAACACCCGGGCATCGGTCAGGGCTTTGATCGAATAAATGGCAGGAGAACGACTGACAAGACTGTAAAGATCTGCCGTCCACCACATCGGTGTGGCAAATTGAAGTACATGCTCAAAACCGTTTTCATCGGTAAAATAATTCATCAGGCAGCCGTCAGCTACCAGACTGAAATATTCACAAACCTCTCCGCTTAGGAGAAGGAATTTTTTCTTCGGGATGGTTTTTGTTTTTGTAAGCGAAAGAAAAATCTCCGCCTCGCGATCTTCGAGTTGGATATAGCGGCGGAGATTTTCGATAAGTGTAGGAACATTCATTCGACTTGTTTAAGGAATGAATTTACGAAATAATTGTTTTTGAATTCATTCCCTGATCGCAATAAACCTGTATTGCCTGATTCACAAAAGCTGCCAGACCCAGACGGAATTTTTCGTAATAAGCAGTAAACCGCTCATCTTCCACATACAGTTTGCCTAAACCCCGGTAACGTTCTTCCGAAACTTCATAAAACTGATTTAAGTACTGGTGGTGCAGAGCCACGGTTTGTTGTACCTGCACATGGTCAGGTCCAAGTTCCATAAGATCAGCAAGCAACTGTGTAATTTCTTCGCCTTTGGCTTTGTGATCAATCCAGCCTTCTTTGCCCATTTGCCGGATACGCGCTTCTGTTTCAAGGAGTTCATCTTCTCCCCAGCGGTCGGCAACTTCCTTCCGAATGGATTCTACCAATTCGGGCTTGAAGCCTTCGTACATTTCTTTGTCTGTCATCATACCTTTTTGTTGGTTAAGTTCGGCTAATGTTCTGTCAATAGTGCCCACGAGTGTCCGGATTCGGTCCGTACGGCGAAGCAGTTCCCTTCTGTGAAAAGCCAATGCCTCCCGTAGATCAAATTCGGGGTCATCCAGAATGTCTGCGATTTCCTTAAGCGGAAAATCCAGTTCCCGGTAAAAAAGAATCTGCTGTAGGCGAAACAACTCATTCCTGCCATAATAGCGATACCCATTTTCGCGTCTTTCAGGTGGTTTGAGCAAACCGATCTTATCGTAATGGTGGAGCGTGCGGATGCTTACTCCGGCGATTTGGGACAGCTTTTTTACAGAATAATTAGCCATAATTTTAAGTATGACTGCAAATAAAAGCTATAACGTAAGGTAAGAGTCAAGAAAAAAATGAAATTATTTTTCCTTTCCTGGCCCCAGCCCGTGCAGATTTTGCCCGATAAAGGAATGGGGAAATTTTTCAATCCCCGGAAAACCGAGTTTAATGTCTTTGCCAGTATAAGGGATATAGTCGGTTTTGAAAATGTAATCCCAGATCGCCAGTGAGATACCGAAATTTATTCCATAGGGCTTATCTTCTGGAATGTCATAGGCGTGATGCCAGATATGCATTTCCGGGCTGTTGAATATAATTTTCATAAATCTGCCCAGCACAAAAGCTCCTGCGAGGCTCCCGCCTGCTATGATCAGCAGATAAGAAACCACCACAGGCAACGAAGCTGCTTCCAAAGCTGCTGCATTGATGGTGGCAATCCAGAGTCCGGCAAGTCCGCCAACTACAGCGCCACTGACTTTACCACTGACGGTGATATTGGAGTGGTTGTAGTGCCCGATGGCGAGGGTGAAAATATGGATAATAAAAAAGTCATTCAGCCCAATTCCGATCAGTGCCAGGGGAAGGTATTCAATAGAGCGGTACACCACATTCTCCATCCAGTGATAGCGAAGATGTGCGGCAAAACCCATCTGTTCCACAGAGTGATGCACTTTGTGAAATTCCCACAAAAAAGAAACCCTGTGCAACAGCCTGTGCACCCACCACTGCACAAAGTCGCGCACAAAAAAACCTAACAGTAAATGTGCCCATACTGGCCAGGACTGCACTTTTATCGCCACAAGATTGGTAATGCCGCCCAATGCCAACAGGTCTTTGAAGAGATTGACGACAACGTCGGAAGCGGCATTATAGATAATGAGCGAAAAGAGGAAAAAATTAAAAAACATGTAGAAAAAGTCCAGCCAGAAGTCTTTTCTGAATCTGGGCTGTGTTTCCCGCCATGGTCTGATCCATTCCAGTGTGAAAAAAAACAGGGAAACTGCAATCAGCCAGTAAAAATAATTATGAATGGCTGGATGCGTAATCTCATGCCACAAATACCCGGCGTAGCCGGTATATCCATTGATAAATATCTCCCAATACTTTGCCATCTCTATATCGTCAAATGCCTACTTAATAATTTGTAATTCCTTGCTTGTCAGTTGTCATTCCCTATAGGATACCATTCTTCCACCACCAGATTTTGCCTTCTCCCTGCATTTTCAGGCGGGCCGTAATGCTTCGCCAGGTAATCCAAAATTTTGGGCTCATTTACGCCCAGATCCCAGAGTTTCTGGTTGGCCTGCATCCAGCGGATCATGCTTTCCCACCCTTCGCGCGTTGCGCGGTTTTGTAATACCAGACTGCTGGAATGACAGGCTGTGCAGGTCGCTTTTACGATTTGGTAATCTCCTTCGGCGATAAATCCTGTCGCGACATCTTTGCCGTTTTCGACCTGTCCGTCATCGGGTGGCTGCACATAATTTGTGGCTGAGGATGCCTTCGTAGCTGTATTTTCTCCGGACAATCTGCCTGGTGGAAACAGGGTCGATCCTACGACAATCGCGACCATTACCGCCACCACGATTGCGGGCAGAATAATCTGAAGTTTATGCTTTTCTGTTTCTTCCATTTCGTTGCATTTAGGCGATTTTGATGGCGATTCGGTGACAGGCATTGTTGAGATACCCCTGTGGGTTCCAGCCCGGGACGACCATCGGCTGGCCTACACCATTGGTATCCACGGCTCTGGCCCATACTTCGTAATACCCTTGTTGGGGGAATTTGAGTGTCGCCTCGAAAGGCTGCCAGGCAAGTCGGTTGCGCGGTGCGGATACCTTAGCCTCCTGCCAGGTTGCCCCAAAGTCTATAGAAACTTCCACCTTTTTTACCATCAGATCTCCTGCCCAGGCTTTGCCTCTGATTGTCAGCGTTTTGCCCATAGGCAATATACCTCCGGATTTGGGGTAAGTGATCAGCGACTTCACGGGCATCGACTCGATGATACACATATCTTCGTCGGCAATTTCTGCTCCGGGTGAAACGGGTTTGCAGGGAACCCGATACGACTTCCCGTTCATTTTTTCCCCGTCATGGACCTTATTGCGAATGTCAATTCTGCTCAGCCATTTGCCGGATACAGAAGCTGGCCAACCACCGATGATCAGCCGTAGCGGGTATCCGTTCATGACCGGAAGGTCTTTTCCGTTGATCGCCCAGGCGATGAGGGTCTCGTCTTCCAGGGCTTTTGCCATCGGCACACCTCTTGAAATTACTACTTTATTGGGGTCGCCGGACAAATGTACGTCCTTGCCATAATAGCCGATATATACGGCGTCTGACTTGATGCCGACATCATTTAGCACATCTTTCAGGCGGATTCCTGTCCACTCAGGGCAGCCAACCGCTCCGGTTGTCCACTGGTTGCCATGTGCCGGCGGATTAAACTCCGATCTTCCGTTGCCGCCGCACTCTAAGGTGAGCTGGTAAGTATAGGTTTTGAACTTTTGTTTGAGTTCTGCCAGGGTATAGGTCTTTTCCTGTTTGGCAGACTCCCCGCCGATGGTCAGTGTCCATTTGCTGACATCTATATTTGCCGGAACATTCCCATTGTTTCGGATAAACAGCCTGTCTGCGGGCGTAATCAGGTCATCAAGCAAATGGGCGGGCGTCTCCACATTCCAGGGTTTTTCTGAGAGTATGGTAAGTCCGGGGTGTTTGCCTTTGATGGGAAACGGCCCATCGGGATCCAATAAGGCGACAGGAACAAGCCCTTCAGGCATATTGTCCCCAAATACAATATTGGCACCTAATACAGAACCCATCAGCGCCAGCGCACTTTTGCTAAGAAATCCCCGACGGGAAAAGGGATTGGAAAAATGGTGATTATCCTTCACGTTGGTAGTAGTTAAACAACTGATTTGGGTAAATATAAAAGATAATTTTTAGCCCTTTTGTAATAAAGATCACAAAAAAGGCGATCCCTTGTGGAATCGCCTGGAAAATAGCACAAACTGAGGAATATACTATCTATGCCAGCCCGGACGGAAGTTTTCCAACAGGTTTCCGTCTGCATCAAAAAACAATACATTGCGCTCACCCAAAACTACTCCGTAAACCATTGTGCCATCTCTTTTGGTTACGGTGAATGCTTTCTCTACGGTGTCTGAAGGGTTATTCGTGGTAAGGTAATCGGCAATGGTCTGTGGCAGATCAGATACCTGAATCTCCGTAAAGCTGCCATGTGCCTGTGGTCCATGATGACGACCACGTCCTTTCTGACGGTCTGCAACCAGCTCTCCGTTCTCATCAAAAGCCAGAAATTCTCCTGAGCTGAGACTCACTACATACACAACTGAACCATCGCGACGTGTAACTTCACCCGCCCGAAGGATAACTGATGAGGAAAAATTCGCAGCCAGATAGTCGATCGCTCCTTGTGGCAGATTGGCAGGATCAATAGCTGAAACCTGACGACCACTTCCATTGCAGGACATTTCAGTGCTGTCTGTTTCTACAGAATACAAAATCGTGCCGTCAGAAGCAGTGATTTTATAGGCAGCAAGAATACTTTGGCCGGGAAGGGCTCGGGTTACCGCGTCGGTGACTTCTGTGGGAAGCTCACTTACCGAAATGGTTTCTGCTTCGCCTGAGAATAAATTATCAAGGTTGATGGTCTCACTATTACATGCAGAAACCAATATGGCCAAAGCGAGGATCGAAAGATGAAAGAGTTGTTTGAACATAACAAGTTAAATTAGTGGGTGAAAAACAATGTCATCACGCATCGGTCCGAAGAATGGTTGGTCGGGGAAATAAAATTTATTTTTTTTCTTTTGGTAGCAACCAAATGAAAAATTACTGCGTGTTGTCGTGGAAAATTAAACCAGAGAGATACTTTGTCTGACGCAGAACTCAAAGAATTGATTGCCGGATGTCGGAAGGGTAACCGGGAAAGCCAGGAAAAGCTTTACCGGAAACTTTACAACTATGCCATGAGCATATGTCTCCGCTATTCACGCGACAGAGAGGAAGCGAAAGAAATCGTCAATGACGGGTTTGTGAAAGTGTTTTCCCGAATGGAAAAATACTCAGATGAACTCTCTTTTCAGGGCTGGGTCAGGCGCATTATGATCAATTCGGCGATAGACTTTTACCGCAAAAATCAGAAACATTACAATTCGCTGGATATCGTTTATGCCAGTCATGTTTCGGTGAATGAATCTGCGATAGAAAGTCTTTCCGAAGAGGAAATCATGGGGCTGGTCCAACAGCTCGCGCCTTCCTACCGGATTGTTTTTAACCTTTATGTGATGGAGGGATTTAAACACGAGGAAATTGCCCAAAAGCTCAACATCAGCGCCGGAACCAGCAAATCCAATCTGGCAAAAGCGCGGGTGAAACTTCAGATGATGCTCGAAACCATGTACGGAGAGAATTGCAGGAATTATGGATGATAAACAATTTGACAGGTTGCTGAAAGGAAAACTGGAAAGTTTTCACGACACAGGTCCCGTAGATGAAGCCGGGATGGGAAATGTATTTGCGCAGGTTGACGCGATCAGCCGGGGAATTCCCTGGTATCTTGCCTATAAACCTTATCTGGTTGCCGCAGGTATAAGCTTGCTGGTAATCAGTTCGGCGTTTGCTTTCTGGATCTATCAAAAGCAGGATGCCCGTATCGAGGCACTGGAAAAACAGGTAGTGGATTTAAAGGAAAATGTAAAAGACGAAATTAATCCCGGACCGACCATTTCCCCGACTCCCCAATTGCCTCAAAATCAGTCCCTTTCTCCCGAAACCATTGTTCATTCACCCGTCATTCACCCACAAACTTACGCCTATCAACAAACCTATACTTCTGATTCTTCCCACAAAACAAATAACCCGCAGCAACCAACCCGGCAGATATTTAACCAGGTAACGACTATAGCAGAATGGGGCAACCTGTCGTTTCTTCCGCCGCGTTTTGATCTCCTTCAACCCTCCCTGCCGCTGCTAACCGATTTCCAAAGCGGATTGTCTTCAGATATGGAAGAACAAACGATAGAGAAGGATGAAAAGGAACAACCCAAAATCAATTTCGCCTCCCGGATTCGTGTGGGTGTGGGTACTACATTTTTAAAACCCAATCCTGACATCGGAAAAGCGCAGGCGAATATGAGTCCGGGTATAGTTATGGAGTTAAAATTGACGGATCAACTGAGACTAAATATTACGCCGGGTTTCAACCGACGCAGTTACGCTATCCAGAATCCAGAGCGGTTTCGCCCTAAAATCGAGCGGTATCCACGCCTGCCAAATCTCAATGAGACACAGGTCGCGGAGATTAAAGTCGTTACCCGGATGGTGCGTTTGCCGGTGGAACTGAATTACGTTTTTGGAAGTTCCAACCACAAAATCCGGCCTTATGCCGGCGCAGGTATTGTTGGCAATCTTCAATTCTCTCAGGACTTTACGTATCGCCGTGGCGGCAATGATTTTCACCCCGGAGCGAGAATTGACAAAAGAAATTTTGCACTTGCAGGTATGAGTATTCAGACAGGCGCGGAAATTCGCCTCGCCGAAAAATCCTACGCAAGGCTGGGGCTGTTTTACGAACAACCGCTCAAAAGCCAGGGCGCAGAACAGCGGAAATTCAGCGCTGCGGGGATTTCTGCTTCGTTATGGTTTGCGGGAAGCTGACGCCTTTTCTGCTGCATATTCCCGGTGAAAGTACACCATGGAAAGCAATATGCAAATACCGCCGATGGCAAACATCACGTAGCCGGAACCTACGAAAAAATCCAGCCAGCTGAGATTCGGTTTTCCGAAATCCTTAAACAGCATGACGCCCACACTGGCCAGATAACCAAACGAATCTGCCAGGTAAATCAGAAAACCCACATTGCTGACGATGCGAAAAGAGGCGATCAGCCGGTCAAAAAATATGCTGTTGTAAGGCACATATCCCATATACAGTCCCATGCCCACGAGCGTCATCCAGATTTCCGGCCCCATGATTTTCCTTTCGAATAAAAACGTGCTTCCCCCTACAAGCATCACCCCGGCGAGGATGATCAGATGGTTGACTGCCAGTGCTTTGTAGTTATCTTTGATAAACATCACAGAACCCATCATTACGAGGATTGCCAGCGAAACGGGCACTTCGGTTTTGGTGAAAATCGACGCCGATTCCCCATAGCCCAGGGCCTGCCAGATTTCGGCGGCAAAGTTGTCCCGGAAGTCGCGGAAAGCCGTGAGCAGCATATAGGTAATGATCAGCGCGATCAGGCCCGGGAGGAATTTTTTGACAAAAGCTATTCGCTCTGCAGCATTCATCGGGGCGCGGTGCGTGCGGAGTTCCTCGTCTTTTGATGAGGGCGGAGGAAGTTGTTCGAGCATCCACACAAACAGCAGCAGCGGTACAACAAAAATCAGCCCCGTCAAAAACGGCATCCAGAACTCGGAGACGCCCGAAAGCAGGACCCATTTGCCTACCGACTTCACAAAACCCGAAGAAAAAATGAAACTCACAGACAGCCCTGCGCCGAGCATTTCGGTAGTCTGACGACCTTCCAGAAAGCTGAACACCAGTCCCCAGACCATACCAAGTGGAAAACCATTGAGAAACAGAAAAGGAATATTGTAAGGCGCAGGCGTAAGCGCAAAACCCAGCAGCGCCAGTTGGGCAGAAAGAATCAGCAGAATAATCCATTTGCCCCTGCCCGTGCGGCCCGAACGTTCGGCGATGACCTTGATCCCGATAAATTTGGAGAGCATATACCCCAGCACCTGCGCGATGAGCAGCCAGGTTTTGTAATTGACCCCCAGAAACAGAATCCCTTCAAACGTCGCCACAGCAAACGGTTTGCGGAAAGCGTACATACAAGAGTAAGTACAAAACGACGCAATGATCGCATACAGCGAAAAAATGGCGGGGTGAAAGCGGGAAATACGATCCTGCAAGGTGGTGTTGGTCATTGGGCTGGATTTCGGTTCGACCAAAGATAGAAGAAATTGCGGATGAATCGGGGAATGTGAGCATTACCATTTTGTTATTTTTTGAGGGGCGTGTCCGGTGGGTTCGACTCCGCTCACCCACCGGTTTTTTTCTCAGCCACTGGTTTTGTTGCATTATCCACCGGTTTTGTTGCGCGTTATGGCGCAGCATCGACCGGCGGCTGAGCGTAGTCGAAGCCCCGGTCATATTGGCGCAGCTCCGGTGGGTTCGAGCCGAAGGTCCCATTAAGGGGAGCCTCACCCACCGGTTTTTTTCCTCACCCACCGGTTTTTTTCTCAGCCACTGGTTTTGTTGCATCACCCACTGGTTTTGTTGCGCGTTATGGCGCAGCATCGACCGGCGGCTGAGGTGACTCGAAGCCCCGGTCGCATTGGCGCAGCTCCGGAGGAGCGAAATGTCGGTAGGCTTATCACAAAAAAAAAAGGCCGTCCCTTGTCCGGGACGGCCACCTTAAAAAACCTTAACCAATTATTTTTTTAAAACCATCTTCTGGGTCGTGATGCCCTGGCTGGTTTTAATTGTAGCGAGGTACATACCGTCGGCAAGTGCACCTGCTTCGAAGGTTACTTCGTGGTTGCCCTGCATCTGGAAGCCCTGGAACAAGGTGGTGATTTTGCGGCCGGAGAAGTCAAATACTTCAACGGAAACCTGTCCGGGACGTGAGAGCTCGTAAGCAACTGTTGTATAGGTGCTGAACGGGTTCGGATACGTGATCATCGCATGTACATCCTGACGGATATCGTCGTCAATATCAGTTACCATCCACTGCTCTTTAATCGAAGGCCAGTAGTTCAGGTCACCTACAGGGAATCCGTTGTCGGCTGCTGTATACGAAGTGCTGGTGGTCGGATACGATGCGTCTATCTGATCGGGGAAATAACCGCCTTCACCACCTACACACCAGTTTTCGGGGAAAGTAGCAGCAGCCGGATCTGTGAAATAGGCGTCAACATATGCGTTGATCGGGGAACATACCTGAGTGAATGTCAGAATCTCTGAGAAATATGCGGGATCAGGAAGACCTGCAAGTGCAACTGCTGAATCGACCGTAGCGGTTGTAAAGTAGGGCGCTTCTACGGAATCGTATTTTGCCCATACCTGATACAGTACAGAGTCGAAGAAGATAT
The Bacteroidia bacterium DNA segment above includes these coding regions:
- a CDS encoding outer membrane beta-barrel protein is translated as MDDKQFDRLLKGKLESFHDTGPVDEAGMGNVFAQVDAISRGIPWYLAYKPYLVAAGISLLVISSAFAFWIYQKQDARIEALEKQVVDLKENVKDEINPGPTISPTPQLPQNQSLSPETIVHSPVIHPQTYAYQQTYTSDSSHKTNNPQQPTRQIFNQVTTIAEWGNLSFLPPRFDLLQPSLPLLTDFQSGLSSDMEEQTIEKDEKEQPKINFASRIRVGVGTTFLKPNPDIGKAQANMSPGIVMELKLTDQLRLNITPGFNRRSYAIQNPERFRPKIERYPRLPNLNETQVAEIKVVTRMVRLPVELNYVFGSSNHKIRPYAGAGIVGNLQFSQDFTYRRGGNDFHPGARIDKRNFALAGMSIQTGAEIRLAEKSYARLGLFYEQPLKSQGAEQRKFSAAGISASLWFAGS
- a CDS encoding RNA polymerase sigma factor, encoding MSDAELKELIAGCRKGNRESQEKLYRKLYNYAMSICLRYSRDREEAKEIVNDGFVKVFSRMEKYSDELSFQGWVRRIMINSAIDFYRKNQKHYNSLDIVYASHVSVNESAIESLSEEEIMGLVQQLAPSYRIVFNLYVMEGFKHEEIAQKLNISAGTSKSNLAKARVKLQMMLETMYGENCRNYG
- a CDS encoding Crp/Fnr family transcriptional regulator, which codes for MNVPTLIENLRRYIQLEDREAEIFLSLTKTKTIPKKKFLLLSGEVCEYFSLVADGCLMNYFTDENGFEHVLQFATPMWWTADLYSLVSRSPAIYSIKALTDARVLQISIEGLEQLYHEVPKFERYFRIIFQNALVAHQRRIMQNNAFTAEDRYKQFLRTYPTLEQLVPLKYVASYLGITPEFLSKIRRRRR
- a CDS encoding ABC transporter permease; this encodes MKPKENTAKTTPVSPPPLAEKFLCWFLKAELAEEVLGDLDEKFYSLQEKQSPFRAKLNYWFQVLNYLRPFAVRHPIIGNLNQYAMFQNYFIIGWRNLLRNKMYSVIKIGGFTLGIAACFLIALYMRDELSYDQFYTNKGNIYRVYNAFKNEEHDEKWLSFPASMAKIMKNDYPEVEKSGRLIPYDFFFAGSNQFRREDQLQNAYEEGFAYVDQTLLEILEIPMIYGNQETALAEPHTIVISRNKAEKYFPSQNPVGETIILNEETNRPFTIGGVMENFPRNSHLDYDFLITLTEEEFWEGEQTTWGSWNYNVYVQLVEGTNPLDLEEKLDAIKETYYVGYLKETGDQMLEDVEKYQKFRLQPVPDIYLRSVEMHDMVKNGDIRFVWLFGVVALFILLLACINFINLSTAKSANRAREVGLRKVIGSYKSHLISQFLTESMLYSLISFVLGIALAWLVLPLFNMLSGKSMVFPWNEWWLIPLTLLCAGVIGLLAGIYPSFYLSGFKPIEILKGNLSRGSKSSGIRSTMVVFQFSISIILIIGTFVIYRQMQFILNTKLGYDKEQVVMIQGVNTLGQKQISFKSELQRLPEVQNVTISDFLPVEGTKRDQNPFWKEGKSKEDKSVGAQKWQVDEDYISTMGMKIIDGRDFEKEMSSDSQAIIINQKMARELGLANPVGARIQNWQVYTVVGVVEDFHFESLKGEIRPLCFVKNNYGSIVSVKVQSEDMRATLQSVTAVWDEFAPNQPIRYTFLDERYAQMYKDVQQTGRIFTSFAILAMIIACLGLFALSAFMVEQRRKEISIRKVLGASFGNLLGMLTFNYLKLVFISIILAIPVGWYMMNLWLKEYTYKIDMNWDIFLIASISTVLIAVLTISYESVRAVLTNPAGSLRSE
- a CDS encoding MerR family transcriptional regulator; translation: MANYSVKKLSQIAGVSIRTLHHYDKIGLLKPPERRENGYRYYGRNELFRLQQILFYRELDFPLKEIADILDDPEFDLREALAFHRRELLRRTDRIRTLVGTIDRTLAELNQQKGMMTDKEMYEGFKPELVESIRKEVADRWGEDELLETEARIRQMGKEGWIDHKAKGEEITQLLADLMELGPDHVQVQQTVALHHQYLNQFYEVSEERYRGLGKLYVEDERFTAYYEKFRLGLAAFVNQAIQVYCDQGMNSKTIIS
- a CDS encoding PadR family transcriptional regulator: MKETRLGDFEETILLLAGILGEEAYAFKIAEEFETQTARPVSIGAVHSTLSRLADKGFLKSEMGSSTAERGGRRKRIYTITASGQSALAASRDFKLSLWKQYPDFASDNLNWEISP
- a CDS encoding sterol desaturase family protein, with protein sequence MAKYWEIFINGYTGYAGYLWHEITHPAIHNYFYWLIAVSLFFFTLEWIRPWRETQPRFRKDFWLDFFYMFFNFFLFSLIIYNAASDVVVNLFKDLLALGGITNLVAIKVQSWPVWAHLLLGFFVRDFVQWWVHRLLHRVSFLWEFHKVHHSVEQMGFAAHLRYHWMENVVYRSIEYLPLALIGIGLNDFFIIHIFTLAIGHYNHSNITVSGKVSGAVVGGLAGLWIATINAAALEAASLPVVVSYLLIIAGGSLAGAFVLGRFMKIIFNSPEMHIWHHAYDIPEDKPYGINFGISLAIWDYIFKTDYIPYTGKDIKLGFPGIEKFPHSFIGQNLHGLGPGKEK
- a CDS encoding PepSY-like domain-containing protein, giving the protein MFKQLFHLSILALAILVSACNSETINLDNLFSGEAETISVSELPTEVTDAVTRALPGQSILAAYKITASDGTILYSVETDSTEMSCNGSGRQVSAIDPANLPQGAIDYLAANFSSSVILRAGEVTRRDGSVVYVVSLSSGEFLAFDENGELVADRQKGRGRHHGPQAHGSFTEIQVSDLPQTIADYLTTNNPSDTVEKAFTVTKRDGTMVYGVVLGERNVLFFDADGNLLENFRPGWHR
- a CDS encoding sulfite oxidase, whose amino-acid sequence is MGSVLGANIVFGDNMPEGLVPVALLDPDGPFPIKGKHPGLTILSEKPWNVETPAHLLDDLITPADRLFIRNNGNVPANIDVSKWTLTIGGESAKQEKTYTLAELKQKFKTYTYQLTLECGGNGRSEFNPPAHGNQWTTGAVGCPEWTGIRLKDVLNDVGIKSDAVYIGYYGKDVHLSGDPNKVVISRGVPMAKALEDETLIAWAINGKDLPVMNGYPLRLIIGGWPASVSGKWLSRIDIRNKVHDGEKMNGKSYRVPCKPVSPGAEIADEDMCIIESMPVKSLITYPKSGGILPMGKTLTIRGKAWAGDLMVKKVEVSIDFGATWQEAKVSAPRNRLAWQPFEATLKFPQQGYYEVWARAVDTNGVGQPMVVPGWNPQGYLNNACHRIAIKIA